One segment of Streptosporangium brasiliense DNA contains the following:
- a CDS encoding GTP-binding protein, with translation MTTVGTTQTRQGIGSRLAALARIVELGPGRVDPKLLAESGQLLLRAGDRLKLSSDHTVVALAGGTGSGKSTLFNSVSGLELSPTGVRRPTTARTHACVWGLDGAGPLLDWLQIQWRHRFARASALDKGEGRLHGLILLDLPDHDSIRALTDTEADRLIQVADLVVWVLDPQKYADASTHRRYVTELAGHDAVTIFVLNQADRLEPEELAECVADLEDLLRREGVENPVIVTTSAITGRGVDGLKAVLAETVTRRRAAVQRLEADLDRLTLRLAKIMPDGEVPAASASIDDARRIGLTDALCDAVGVPAVGEAMENVYGVRSMEWVGWPYTRWAAKLRPDPLNSLRLGDLRDEIRGLTGGSVSAQPAEVDNAVQALVDGLTSGMHEAWRNGIRDAARSRSLQLPQVLSEELSEVAPRLDRVPSWWRLLLIWQYLLVLLFVAGLAWCGTALAYGVFGVGTLPAGLAVFGEAASLPWVGLMALSVLGLGLLTAVASRNFVALGAGGERDRLEREMRRRVGGVAGSMVIEPVERELARYNEFYSAMRGVQG, from the coding sequence ATGACCACTGTTGGCACCACCCAGACGCGCCAGGGGATCGGCAGCCGGCTCGCCGCGCTGGCCCGGATCGTGGAGCTGGGGCCGGGCAGAGTCGACCCCAAGCTCCTGGCCGAGTCGGGGCAGTTGCTGCTGCGCGCCGGTGACAGGCTCAAGCTCTCCTCCGACCACACCGTGGTCGCGCTCGCCGGGGGCACCGGCAGCGGCAAGTCCACCCTGTTCAACTCGGTCTCCGGGCTGGAGCTGTCGCCCACCGGCGTCCGCCGCCCGACCACGGCACGCACCCACGCCTGCGTCTGGGGCCTGGACGGCGCCGGCCCGCTGCTCGACTGGCTGCAGATCCAGTGGCGGCACCGCTTCGCCCGGGCCAGCGCCCTGGACAAGGGCGAAGGCCGCCTCCACGGGCTGATCCTGCTGGACCTGCCCGACCACGACTCCATCCGGGCGCTCACCGACACCGAGGCCGACCGGCTGATCCAGGTCGCCGACCTCGTCGTGTGGGTGCTCGACCCGCAGAAGTACGCCGACGCCTCCACACACCGCCGCTACGTGACCGAACTGGCCGGGCACGACGCGGTGACGATCTTCGTGCTCAACCAGGCCGACCGGCTGGAGCCGGAGGAGCTGGCCGAGTGCGTCGCGGACCTGGAGGACCTGCTCCGCCGCGAGGGCGTCGAGAATCCCGTCATCGTCACCACCTCGGCGATCACCGGCAGGGGGGTGGACGGCCTCAAGGCGGTCCTCGCCGAGACCGTGACCAGGCGCCGGGCCGCGGTCCAGCGGCTGGAGGCCGACCTCGACCGGCTCACGCTCCGCCTGGCGAAGATCATGCCGGACGGTGAGGTCCCGGCCGCCTCCGCCTCCATCGACGACGCCCGCCGGATCGGCCTGACCGACGCGCTCTGCGACGCCGTCGGCGTGCCGGCGGTCGGCGAGGCGATGGAGAACGTCTACGGCGTGCGGTCCATGGAGTGGGTCGGCTGGCCGTACACCCGTTGGGCCGCCAAGCTCCGGCCCGACCCGCTGAACAGCCTGCGGCTGGGCGACCTCAGGGACGAGATCCGGGGTCTCACCGGCGGCTCGGTCAGCGCGCAGCCGGCCGAGGTGGACAACGCGGTGCAGGCTCTCGTCGACGGGCTGACCTCCGGCATGCACGAGGCCTGGCGCAACGGGATCAGGGACGCCGCCCGCTCCCGCTCGCTCCAGCTGCCGCAGGTGCTGTCGGAGGAGCTGTCGGAGGTCGCCCCGCGCCTGGACCGGGTCCCCTCCTGGTGGCGGCTGCTCCTCATCTGGCAGTACCTGCTGGTCCTGCTGTTCGTCGCGGGTCTCGCCTGGTGCGGTACGGCTCTCGCCTACGGTGTGTTCGGCGTCGGGACGCTGCCGGCGGGCCTGGCGGTGTTCGGTGAGGCGGCCTCGCTGCCGTGGGTCGGGCTGATGGCGCTCTCGGTCCTCGGGCTCGGCCTGCTCACCGCGGTGGCCAGCCGTAACTTCGTCGCGCTCGGCGCGGGCGGCGAGCGCGACCGGCTGGAGCGGGAGATGCGCCGCAGGGTCGGCGGGGTCGCCGGAAGCATGGTGATCGAGCCGGTGGAGCGCGAGCTGGCCCGATACAACGAGTTCTACTCCGCCATGCGGGGCGTGCAGGGCTGA
- a CDS encoding single-stranded DNA-binding protein, producing MMNDIYVTLTGNVAAPPRQHTFPDGSRVTSLKVASTSRYFDREKQQWCNGETTYFGVRCFRGLADNVAQSVHVGQPIVVQGRLRIREFTHEGQRRFMPEVEAGSLGHDLRWGLGSFSKPQRQGVAPSLGREERIELDHETYDWAMGGAVPAAAGAAGALSLVKDGPDEGERAGAGRGLTWAGAAGTGPNTEDHGVSEGETGAEQEKMIARGADMTDGDSTDETPWPTEARMAA from the coding sequence ATGATGAACGACATCTACGTCACGCTGACCGGCAACGTCGCGGCTCCGCCGCGCCAGCACACCTTCCCCGACGGCTCACGGGTCACCTCGCTCAAGGTCGCCTCGACGAGCCGTTACTTCGACAGGGAGAAGCAGCAGTGGTGCAACGGTGAGACGACCTACTTCGGTGTCCGCTGCTTCCGCGGGCTCGCCGACAACGTCGCCCAGTCGGTCCACGTGGGCCAGCCGATCGTGGTCCAGGGGCGACTGCGGATCCGCGAGTTCACCCATGAGGGCCAGCGGCGCTTCATGCCCGAGGTGGAGGCCGGCTCGCTCGGGCACGACCTGCGCTGGGGCCTGGGGAGCTTCAGCAAGCCGCAGCGGCAGGGGGTGGCCCCCTCGCTGGGGCGCGAGGAGCGGATCGAGCTCGACCATGAGACCTACGACTGGGCCATGGGCGGTGCCGTCCCCGCGGCGGCCGGGGCCGCCGGCGCGCTGAGCCTGGTGAAGGACGGGCCGGACGAGGGGGAGAGGGCCGGGGCGGGGAGGGGCCTGACGTGGGCGGGCGCCGCCGGGACCGGGCCGAACACGGAAGATCACGGCGTGTCCGAGGGGGAGACGGGGGCCGAACAGGAGAAGATGATCGCCAGGGGGGCGGACATGACCGACGGAGATTCCACGGACGAGACGCCGTGGCCCACGGAGGCGCGCATGGCGGCCTGA
- a CDS encoding GGDEF domain-containing protein, with protein sequence MAAPIHTSVKRRGGVAALANRWPLLGQRRALVVYLCGIVALDLVAIGFSALSTDFRRQDLLTFAALMACGAVCIEATRRLGMPAGVSRDLLSAWWLPAALLLPPVYALLAPIPLQILLQKRVRETVVYRRVFSSAAIGLAGCAASVLFHTVVGDLTALTAGAGGPILVAVGCAVLFTVLNTALIAVAAHTAAPDSRWREVLWNRESLLLDVVELCLGVLVAITCGLNLALLLLALPPVVLLQRSLLHAQLQAAARTDSKTGLLNAAAWQREADTEIVRARRTGETLALLIVDIDHFKRVNDTYGHLIGDQVLVGVAATIRSQLRDYDVVGRFGGEEFVVLLPRADVTEARRVAERLRSRIGRMAVPADDNMVTVTISAGVAVMTMHGDDLIELLAAADLALYRAKELGRDRICLPVTTVPPARRPGPEAAPS encoded by the coding sequence ATGGCGGCACCCATTCACACCTCGGTCAAACGGCGCGGCGGCGTGGCGGCCTTGGCCAATCGGTGGCCCTTGCTTGGGCAGCGCCGTGCGCTGGTCGTCTACCTTTGCGGGATCGTGGCGCTGGATCTGGTGGCGATCGGGTTCTCCGCCCTGTCGACCGATTTCCGCCGGCAGGACCTGCTCACCTTCGCCGCGCTGATGGCGTGCGGAGCCGTCTGCATCGAGGCGACCCGCCGACTGGGCATGCCCGCCGGGGTCTCCCGTGACCTGCTGTCCGCCTGGTGGCTGCCCGCCGCGCTGCTCCTGCCCCCCGTCTACGCGCTTCTGGCCCCCATCCCGCTACAGATCCTCCTGCAGAAACGGGTGCGCGAGACGGTCGTCTACCGGAGGGTCTTCAGCTCGGCCGCGATCGGCCTTGCCGGGTGCGCGGCCTCGGTGCTGTTCCACACCGTCGTCGGCGACCTGACCGCCCTCACCGCGGGGGCCGGGGGGCCGATCCTCGTCGCCGTGGGCTGCGCCGTCCTGTTCACCGTGCTCAACACGGCGCTGATCGCGGTCGCCGCGCACACCGCCGCCCCCGACAGCCGCTGGCGGGAGGTCCTGTGGAACCGGGAGAGCCTGCTGCTCGACGTGGTCGAGCTCTGCCTCGGGGTCCTCGTCGCCATCACCTGCGGCCTGAACCTGGCGCTGCTGCTGCTGGCGCTGCCGCCGGTGGTCCTGCTCCAGCGCAGCCTGCTCCACGCCCAGCTGCAGGCCGCGGCCCGCACCGACTCCAAGACCGGCCTGCTCAACGCCGCGGCCTGGCAGCGCGAGGCCGACACCGAGATCGTCAGGGCGCGCCGCACCGGCGAGACGCTCGCCCTGCTGATCGTCGACATCGACCACTTCAAGCGGGTCAACGACACCTACGGCCACCTGATCGGCGACCAGGTCCTGGTCGGGGTGGCCGCCACCATCCGCAGCCAGCTCCGTGACTACGACGTGGTGGGCAGGTTCGGCGGCGAGGAGTTCGTCGTCCTGCTGCCCCGGGCGGACGTGACCGAGGCCCGCCGGGTCGCCGAGCGGCTGCGGTCGCGCATCGGGCGGATGGCGGTCCCGGCCGACGACAACATGGTCACCGTGACCATCTCGGCCGGCGTCGCGGTCATGACCATGCACGGCGACGACCTGATCGAGCTGCTCGCCGCTGCTGACCTGGCCCTTTACCGTGCCAAGGAGCTCGGCCGCGACCGGATCTGCCTACCCGTCACCACCGTGCCCCCGGCCCGCAGGCCGGGTCCCGAGGCCGCCCCTAGCTAA
- the ettA gene encoding energy-dependent translational throttle protein EttA produces the protein MPEYIYTLQRVRKAHGDKVVLDDVTLSFLPGAKIGVLGPNGTGKSTLLKMMAGLEQPSNGDARLMPGFTVGMLQQEPPLNESKTVLGNVEEGVAETKAMLDRFNEIAELMATDYSDELLDEMGKLQDALDHRNGWDLDSQLEQAMDALRCPPPDAEVTQLSGGERRRVALCKLLLEQPDLLLLDEPTNHLDAESVQWLEAHLEKYPGTVLAVTHDRYFLDNVAGWILELDRGRCHAYEGNYSTYLEAKAARLKLEGQKDAKRKKRLEEELEWVRSNARARQTKSRARLQRYEEMAAEADKHRKLDFEEIQIPPGPRLGTTVIRAEKLTKGFEDRVLMDSLSFDLPRNGIVGIIGPNGVGKTTLFRMITGSETPDDGGIVVGDTVKISYADQSRGGIDPTKNVWEVVSDGLDHIKVGQVEMPSRAYIAAFGFKGPDQQKKAGVLSGGERNRLNLALTLKQGGNVLLLDEPTNDLDTETLSSLENALLDFPGCAVITSHDRWFLDRIATHILAWEEGSNWFWFEGNFADYEKNKIERLGADAARPHRVTYRKLTRD, from the coding sequence ATGCCGGAGTACATCTACACACTGCAGCGCGTGCGCAAGGCGCACGGCGACAAGGTCGTCCTCGACGACGTGACGCTGTCGTTCCTGCCGGGCGCGAAGATCGGCGTCCTGGGTCCCAACGGCACCGGAAAGTCGACGCTGCTGAAGATGATGGCGGGTCTGGAGCAGCCGTCCAACGGCGACGCCCGGCTCATGCCCGGCTTCACCGTCGGCATGCTTCAGCAGGAGCCCCCGCTCAACGAATCCAAGACCGTGCTCGGCAACGTCGAAGAGGGCGTCGCCGAGACCAAGGCCATGCTCGATCGGTTCAACGAGATCGCCGAGCTGATGGCCACCGACTACAGCGACGAGCTGCTCGACGAGATGGGCAAGCTGCAGGACGCGCTGGACCACCGCAACGGCTGGGATCTCGACAGCCAGCTCGAGCAGGCGATGGACGCCCTCCGCTGCCCGCCGCCGGACGCCGAGGTCACCCAGCTCTCCGGTGGTGAGCGGCGCCGGGTCGCCCTCTGCAAGCTCCTGCTCGAGCAGCCCGATCTCCTCCTGCTCGACGAGCCCACCAACCACCTGGACGCCGAGAGCGTCCAGTGGCTTGAGGCGCACCTGGAGAAATACCCCGGCACCGTCCTGGCCGTCACCCACGACCGTTACTTCCTGGACAACGTGGCCGGCTGGATCCTGGAGCTCGACCGCGGCCGCTGCCACGCCTACGAGGGCAACTACTCCACCTACCTGGAGGCCAAGGCGGCGCGGCTCAAGCTGGAGGGCCAGAAGGACGCCAAGCGCAAGAAGCGCCTGGAGGAGGAGCTGGAGTGGGTCCGCTCCAACGCCCGGGCCCGCCAGACCAAGAGCCGGGCGCGTCTGCAGCGCTACGAGGAGATGGCCGCAGAGGCCGACAAGCACCGCAAGCTGGACTTCGAGGAGATCCAGATCCCGCCGGGCCCGCGCCTGGGCACCACGGTCATCCGGGCCGAGAAGCTCACCAAGGGCTTCGAGGACCGCGTCCTGATGGACAGCCTCTCGTTCGACCTGCCGCGTAACGGCATCGTCGGCATCATCGGTCCCAACGGTGTCGGCAAGACCACACTGTTCCGGATGATCACCGGTAGCGAGACCCCGGACGACGGCGGCATCGTCGTCGGCGACACCGTGAAGATCTCCTACGCCGACCAGAGCCGCGGTGGCATCGACCCGACGAAGAACGTCTGGGAGGTCGTCTCCGACGGGCTCGACCACATCAAGGTCGGGCAGGTCGAGATGCCGTCTCGCGCCTACATCGCGGCGTTCGGTTTCAAGGGCCCGGACCAGCAGAAAAAGGCGGGCGTCCTGTCCGGCGGCGAGCGCAACCGGCTCAACCTGGCGCTGACCCTCAAGCAGGGCGGCAACGTGCTGCTGCTCGACGAGCCGACCAACGACCTCGACACCGAGACGCTCTCCAGCCTGGAGAACGCGCTGCTGGACTTCCCGGGCTGCGCGGTCATCACCTCGCACGACCGGTGGTTCCTCGACCGCATCGCCACCCACATCCTCGCGTGGGAGGAGGGCTCGAACTGGTTCTGGTTCGAGGGCAACTTCGCCGACTACGAGAAGAACAAGATCGAGCGGCTGGGAGCCGACGCGGCCCGTCCGCACCGCGTCACCTACCGTAAGCTCACCCGCGACTGA
- a CDS encoding acyl-CoA thioesterase, translated as MSGQSVTGDVSRTHRHVFPRAVRFADIDSLGHVNNVRFFDYLEDARLEMFHIDLHREGAAPFRGLVVARHEIDYRRPLTFRADPVRVETWVTEIRPVRFTLDYEIRDGEEVFVRARSVMVAYDVQKAAPRRLNPYELSYLRRFAAE; from the coding sequence GTGTCTGGACAGAGCGTGACCGGCGACGTGAGCCGTACCCACCGGCATGTGTTCCCCAGAGCGGTCAGGTTCGCCGACATCGACTCGCTGGGCCATGTCAACAACGTCCGGTTCTTCGACTACCTCGAAGACGCCCGCCTGGAGATGTTCCACATCGACCTCCACCGGGAGGGGGCGGCGCCCTTCCGGGGGCTCGTGGTGGCCCGGCACGAGATCGACTACAGACGTCCACTGACCTTCCGCGCCGACCCGGTCCGGGTGGAGACGTGGGTGACGGAGATCCGGCCGGTGCGCTTCACCCTCGACTACGAGATCCGCGACGGCGAAGAGGTCTTCGTGCGGGCCCGCTCCGTGATGGTCGCCTACGACGTGCAGAAGGCCGCTCCCCGGCGGTTGAACCCCTATGAGCTGAGCTACCTGCGCAGGTTCGCCGCCGAGTAA
- a CDS encoding zinc-binding dehydrogenase — MSIRALVVDPTAPAALRVDDAAEPAPRPHQAVIDVRHISLNHGEIAFARQQEPGTVSGYDASGVVAQAAADGSGPAVGARVAAFGPGAWAQRMAVDADSVAEVPDGVDLADAAALPMAGVTALRTLRAAPILGRRVLITGASGGVGRLAVQLAALGGAHVIASAGSAARAEGLAELGAHEVVIGLEGVDRPVDVILDNVGGPQLTAAWALLAPGGSVQNIGWASGEPAVFAPYSFFSLGPSRSMNSFGDTTPFGADLSTLLRFVADGRLLPEVGWRGPWEGIADAAQALLDRKIPGKAVLDVSPRTTG; from the coding sequence ATGAGCATCCGTGCGCTCGTCGTCGACCCGACCGCCCCCGCGGCCCTACGGGTGGACGATGCCGCCGAGCCCGCACCGCGCCCGCACCAGGCAGTGATCGACGTGCGTCACATCTCTCTCAACCACGGAGAGATCGCCTTCGCCCGGCAGCAGGAGCCGGGGACCGTGTCCGGCTACGACGCCTCCGGCGTCGTGGCGCAGGCCGCCGCGGACGGCAGCGGCCCGGCCGTCGGGGCCCGCGTCGCGGCCTTCGGACCGGGCGCCTGGGCGCAGCGCATGGCCGTCGACGCCGACTCCGTCGCCGAGGTCCCGGACGGAGTCGACCTGGCCGACGCCGCGGCCCTGCCGATGGCCGGCGTCACCGCGCTGCGCACGCTGCGGGCCGCCCCGATCCTGGGCAGGCGCGTCCTGATCACCGGCGCCTCCGGCGGCGTCGGCCGGCTCGCCGTCCAGCTCGCGGCGCTGGGCGGTGCGCATGTCATCGCGTCGGCCGGCTCGGCGGCGCGCGCGGAGGGCCTGGCCGAGCTGGGCGCCCACGAGGTGGTCATTGGCCTGGAGGGCGTGGACCGGCCGGTGGACGTGATCCTGGACAACGTCGGCGGGCCCCAGCTCACCGCCGCGTGGGCGCTGCTCGCTCCCGGCGGGAGCGTCCAGAACATCGGCTGGGCCTCCGGCGAACCGGCCGTCTTCGCGCCGTACTCGTTCTTCTCCCTCGGCCCGTCCAGGTCGATGAACAGCTTCGGCGACACCACCCCGTTCGGCGCCGACCTGTCCACGCTGCTGCGATTCGTCGCCGACGGCAGGCTCCTGCCCGAGGTCGGCTGGCGCGGCCCCTGGGAAGGCATCGCCGACGCCGCCCAGGCACTGCTCGACCGGAAGATCCCCGGCAAGGCCGTACTGGACGTCAGCCCTCGGACCACCGGCTGA
- a CDS encoding TetR/AcrR family transcriptional regulator — translation MAEERHERANAARNRRAVLQAAERLLEEGGDEHVSLDRVAALAGVGKGTVFRRFGSRAGLMQALLEERSLALREAVSQGPPPLGPGAPARERLLAFLDGLGGIAEQNAALLTAHEQACAEDKHADPSYRFWHRHIRDLLAEERPDLDTEFLAHALLSVFDGKLIRHLTRDDPRRFTASVQEMVIALLTSPPRR, via the coding sequence ATGGCCGAAGAGCGTCACGAGCGCGCCAACGCGGCACGGAACCGGCGAGCGGTCCTTCAGGCAGCGGAGCGGCTGCTGGAGGAGGGCGGGGACGAACACGTCTCCCTCGACCGGGTCGCGGCTCTCGCCGGTGTCGGCAAGGGCACTGTTTTCCGCCGCTTCGGCAGCCGCGCCGGCCTCATGCAGGCGCTCCTCGAAGAGCGGTCGCTCGCCTTACGGGAGGCCGTCAGCCAGGGGCCGCCGCCGCTGGGCCCGGGGGCGCCCGCGAGAGAGCGCCTGCTGGCCTTCCTCGACGGGCTGGGGGGCATCGCCGAGCAGAACGCCGCCCTCCTGACCGCCCACGAGCAGGCGTGCGCGGAGGACAAGCACGCCGACCCGAGCTACCGGTTCTGGCACCGCCACATCCGCGACCTGCTGGCCGAGGAGCGTCCCGACCTCGACACGGAGTTCCTCGCCCACGCGCTGCTCTCGGTGTTCGACGGCAAACTGATCAGGCATCTGACACGCGACGATCCACGGCGCTTCACCGCGTCCGTGCAGGAGATGGTCATCGCCCTGCTGACCTCGCCGCCCCGCCGCTGA
- a CDS encoding glycoside hydrolase family 13 protein — protein sequence MHMETPWWRDAVVYEIYVRSFADASGDGVGDLTGVRQRLPYLAELGVDAIWLTPFYRSPMADGGYDVADYRDVDPLFGTLTDFDALVADAHAHGLRVIVDIVPNHSSSEHEWFKAALRGEGRERYLFRDGGELPPNNWQSTFSGPAWTRTPDGQWYLHLFAAEQPDFNWRNPEVQAEFLDVLRFWLDRGVDGFRIDVAMGLHKAEGLPDTPAEGQAFKAESPIWGRPEVHEVYREWRKVLDSYPGERMAIGEVWTDSAEDLARYVRPDELHQSFNFAWLEAPWSATAFRKVIDDTLAAVTAPTWVLSNHDVVRHVTRYGEGLDNSTTGLARARAALLAMLALPGSAYLYQGEELGLPEVKDLPPESRQDPIFARSEGKLPGRDGCRVPIPWSGAAEPYGFSPDGARPWLPQPVEWAALSADRQASDPGSTLSFYQEALRTRRELRGSLTDEIIWLDSPEGALFFTRGPLTCVINCGSEAVPLPAHDRVLIGSAPVDGYLLPPDTAAWLSTS from the coding sequence ATGCACATGGAGACCCCCTGGTGGCGTGATGCCGTCGTCTACGAGATCTATGTTCGCAGCTTCGCCGACGCCTCAGGAGACGGCGTCGGCGATCTCACCGGTGTCCGGCAGCGCCTTCCCTACCTCGCCGAGCTGGGCGTGGACGCGATCTGGCTGACCCCTTTCTACCGCTCCCCCATGGCCGACGGCGGCTACGACGTGGCCGACTACCGCGACGTCGACCCGCTGTTCGGCACCCTGACGGACTTCGACGCGCTCGTTGCCGACGCCCACGCCCACGGGCTGCGGGTGATCGTGGACATCGTGCCCAACCACAGCTCCTCCGAGCACGAGTGGTTCAAGGCGGCGCTGCGCGGTGAGGGTCGCGAACGCTACCTGTTCCGGGACGGCGGTGAGCTGCCGCCCAACAACTGGCAGTCGACTTTCAGCGGCCCGGCCTGGACCAGGACGCCCGACGGGCAGTGGTACCTCCACCTGTTCGCCGCCGAACAGCCCGACTTCAACTGGCGCAACCCCGAGGTGCAGGCCGAGTTCCTCGACGTGCTGAGGTTCTGGCTGGACCGGGGGGTGGACGGGTTCAGGATCGACGTGGCGATGGGCCTGCACAAGGCCGAGGGCCTGCCCGACACCCCGGCGGAGGGCCAGGCCTTCAAGGCCGAGTCGCCGATCTGGGGACGGCCCGAGGTGCACGAGGTCTACCGCGAATGGCGCAAGGTGCTCGACTCCTATCCGGGCGAGCGGATGGCCATCGGCGAGGTGTGGACCGACTCCGCCGAGGACCTCGCCCGCTACGTCCGCCCCGACGAGCTGCACCAGAGCTTCAACTTCGCCTGGCTGGAGGCGCCCTGGTCCGCGACGGCGTTCCGGAAGGTCATCGATGACACCCTGGCCGCCGTGACCGCGCCCACCTGGGTGCTGTCCAACCACGACGTGGTCCGCCACGTCACCCGGTACGGCGAGGGCCTGGACAACTCCACGACGGGCCTGGCCCGCGCCCGGGCGGCGCTGCTGGCCATGCTCGCCCTGCCGGGGTCGGCATACCTGTATCAGGGAGAGGAGCTCGGCCTCCCCGAGGTCAAGGACCTTCCCCCGGAGTCGCGCCAGGACCCCATCTTCGCCCGTTCCGAGGGGAAGCTGCCCGGCCGGGACGGCTGCCGGGTCCCCATCCCGTGGTCCGGCGCCGCCGAGCCGTACGGCTTCTCACCCGACGGCGCCCGGCCGTGGCTGCCCCAGCCGGTCGAGTGGGCCGCGCTGAGCGCCGACCGCCAGGCGAGCGATCCGGGGTCGACCCTGAGCTTCTACCAGGAGGCCCTGCGCACCCGCCGCGAGCTGCGCGGCTCGCTCACCGACGAGATCATCTGGCTCGACTCCCCCGAGGGGGCGCTCTTCTTCACCCGTGGCCCCCTGACCTGCGTCATCAACTGCGGATCCGAGGCGGTGCCGCTCCCGGCGCACGACCGGGTGCTGATCGGCAGCGCCCCCGTCGACGGCTACCTGCTCCCGCCGGACACGGCTGCCTGGCTCAGCACCTCCTGA
- a CDS encoding globin, producing MSAIPEEPQSFYDAVGGEEAFRRLVHRFYQGVVDDPLLRPLYPEDDLAGAEDRLRLFLIQYWGGPNTYSAQRGHPRLRMRHNPFVIGSAERDAWLKHMHDAVISLELPDDLEKRLWDYLVYAAHSMVNAPDA from the coding sequence GTGTCCGCTATCCCCGAGGAACCTCAGTCCTTCTACGACGCGGTCGGCGGCGAGGAGGCCTTCCGGCGTCTTGTCCACCGCTTCTACCAAGGCGTCGTGGACGACCCACTGCTACGACCGCTCTATCCCGAGGACGACCTCGCCGGGGCCGAAGACCGGCTCCGGCTCTTCCTGATCCAATACTGGGGTGGGCCCAACACCTACAGCGCCCAGCGGGGGCACCCGCGGCTGCGGATGCGGCACAACCCCTTCGTCATCGGCTCGGCCGAGCGCGACGCCTGGCTCAAGCACATGCACGACGCGGTGATCTCGCTGGAGCTCCCCGACGACCTGGAGAAGCGCCTGTGGGACTACCTCGTCTACGCAGCGCACAGCATGGTCAACGCCCCTGACGCATAA
- a CDS encoding mechanosensitive ion channel family protein, with translation MFLLAPTPAPTTDATGAPVVDDILRMGAGLTNGCENGGGVICSLMQSVLPAAWAPVIASAIAIVLIVAIALLLRNVANRLITRVVKRASSANGGSIAGRLRGKQMVTLEGLDAVAAERRRQRAETIGSVLRPVASIVILGTAALTVLERLSVPIAPLLTSVGIVGVAVGFGAQELVKDFIAGMFMLLEDQYGVGDVIDAGAAVGTVEAVTLRITRLRDLDGRVWYVRNGTITRVGNESQGWSRATVDVPVAYASDIPAVRDLLKDVVEDMWNDSSYRDSIMVEEPQVWGIEQISDTALVFRISAKTIPSRQAEVARELRIRIKSALDRASIAIAG, from the coding sequence GTGTTCTTGCTCGCCCCCACCCCCGCACCCACCACCGACGCCACCGGCGCACCCGTGGTCGATGACATTCTCAGGATGGGCGCCGGCCTGACCAACGGGTGTGAGAACGGCGGCGGGGTAATCTGCAGCCTCATGCAGTCCGTCCTGCCCGCCGCCTGGGCACCTGTGATCGCGAGCGCGATCGCCATCGTTCTCATCGTCGCCATCGCCCTCCTCCTGCGCAACGTGGCCAACCGGCTGATCACCCGCGTGGTGAAACGCGCGTCCTCGGCCAACGGCGGCTCGATCGCCGGCCGGCTGCGCGGCAAGCAGATGGTGACGCTGGAGGGGCTCGACGCCGTCGCCGCCGAGCGGCGCAGGCAGCGCGCGGAGACCATCGGCTCGGTGCTGCGGCCCGTCGCCTCGATCGTCATCCTCGGCACGGCGGCCCTGACCGTCCTGGAACGGCTCTCCGTCCCCATCGCCCCCCTGCTGACCAGCGTCGGCATCGTCGGCGTGGCCGTCGGCTTCGGCGCCCAGGAACTGGTCAAGGACTTCATCGCCGGCATGTTCATGCTCCTGGAGGACCAGTACGGCGTGGGCGACGTGATCGACGCGGGCGCGGCGGTCGGCACCGTCGAGGCGGTCACCCTGCGCATCACCCGCCTGCGCGACCTCGACGGCCGGGTCTGGTACGTCCGCAACGGCACCATCACCCGCGTCGGCAACGAGTCCCAGGGCTGGTCCCGCGCGACCGTGGACGTCCCGGTGGCCTACGCCTCCGACATCCCGGCGGTCCGCGACCTGCTCAAGGACGTGGTCGAGGACATGTGGAACGACTCCTCCTACCGCGACAGCATCATGGTCGAGGAGCCCCAGGTCTGGGGGATCGAGCAGATCTCCGACACCGCCCTCGTCTTCCGGATCAGCGCCAAGACGATCCCCTCCCGGCAGGCCGAGGTCGCCCGCGAGCTCCGTATCCGGATCAAGTCCGCCCTCGACCGCGCCTCCATCGCGATCGCCGGCTGA